From Candidatus Saccharibacteria bacterium, one genomic window encodes:
- the rplD gene encoding 50S ribosomal protein L4 yields the protein MKVSLVDIKGKKTELNLKFDLSSTADYKTILNQVVYVIRSQARVNLAKTLSRGMVQGSTKKPWRQKGTGRARVGTKRNPVWRGGGVAFGPTGQENYHKKNNKKAYQVALVKSLEEKAKQSSFWVVDGLEDLSKTQQARLYLDTKLGIDSNSKVLLISTVRPQAFLNLKNLKLIGLNQLSALDILGVAQVLITKADLDLLVDRNKYLGLTQVKAVAKSSKEKDDSASN from the coding sequence ATGAAGGTAAGTCTAGTAGATATTAAAGGCAAAAAAACAGAGTTAAATCTGAAGTTTGATCTCAGTAGTACTGCAGACTATAAGACTATTCTCAACCAAGTAGTTTATGTAATAAGATCACAGGCAAGGGTCAATCTTGCCAAGACGCTCTCCAGGGGTATGGTTCAAGGATCTACTAAGAAGCCTTGGCGACAAAAAGGTACTGGTCGAGCCAGGGTAGGTACTAAGCGTAATCCGGTTTGGCGCGGTGGAGGGGTTGCTTTTGGTCCTACTGGACAAGAGAACTATCATAAGAAAAATAATAAGAAGGCTTATCAGGTTGCGTTGGTAAAAAGTTTAGAAGAAAAAGCTAAACAGTCTAGTTTTTGGGTGGTTGATGGCCTGGAAGATCTTAGTAAAACTCAGCAAGCTAGGTTGTATTTGGATACTAAGCTTGGTATTGATTCTAACAGTAAGGTGCTATTAATTTCTACTGTTAGACCTCAAGCTTTTCTAAACCTTAAAAACCTCAAACTAATTGGGCTTAATCAACTTTCAGCCCTAGACATTCTTGGAGTAGCTCAGGTATTAATCACTAAGGCTGATTTGGACTTATTGGTGGATAGAAATAAGTATTTGGGACTTACCCAGGTTAAGGCAGTAGCAAAATCTAGCAAGGAGAAAGATGATTCAGCCAGTAATTAG